A stretch of DNA from Gottschalkia acidurici 9a:
AGAAGAGAATAACTTTTTTGAAGAAATAATGGAAGAAGACATAGGTATGACAAAAATACAATGGAAGGAAACATGTGAAAATATATATGATAATAAATTCTTGAAAAATAGATTTATTGATATATTAAATCATAAAGTAGGATGCTTAGTTTGATAAAAATTAATAGAAAGTAATGGAGGAGATATGAGTATGGCAAACATGAAAGGACCACGTTTTAAGCTATGTAGAAGGCTAGGACTAAATGTAATTGGACACCCAAAAGCAATGGATCGTGCAGGAAGAGGAACTAGTAGAGCAGATAAAAAGTTATCAAATTACGGAGAGCAGCTTTTAGAAAAGCAGAGACTAAGAGCATATTATGGAGTCATGGAAAAACAGATGAAAAAATATGCAGATAGAGCTATGAAAGCTCCTGGAATATCAGGTGAAGAGTTAGTTAAATTGTTAGAATGTAGACTAGATAATATGGTTTACAGAATGGGGTTCGCCTCATCTATCCGTCAAGCTAGACAGATGGTAAATCATGGACATATACTTGTAAACGGATCAAAAGTAGACAGACCATCATTTGAGGTAAAGCCAGGTGACGAGATAAGCATGAAAGAGAAGTCTAAGAAAATAGATTTATTCAAAGAAAACTTTGAAAGCAACCTAAATACTTTATCTTATATAGAAAAGGATAAAGAAGATTTAAAAGCCAGACTTTTATCTATACCTGATAGAAACGACATTCCTATAATTATAAATGACTACTTAATTATTGAGTATTATTCTAAGTAGTTAATACTATCATTAATAAAATAAAGAATGAAAATTTTAGAGAGGCATATATGTCTCTCTATTTTTATATATAATTTCTTAATTATATAACTTAACCTGCATCTTGATAGATCGAGAAATATAAGACGAGTAAGAATGGACACCGAATTACAGGTGAGAAAAAAGCACACTATAAATTTGATGTAAATGGTAATTACATTAAAGTAGCTTATTATTATCCTCATGGATGGATTTTAAAAGTAGAAGATTTGATTGGTA
This window harbors:
- the rpsD gene encoding 30S ribosomal protein S4, yielding MANMKGPRFKLCRRLGLNVIGHPKAMDRAGRGTSRADKKLSNYGEQLLEKQRLRAYYGVMEKQMKKYADRAMKAPGISGEELVKLLECRLDNMVYRMGFASSIRQARQMVNHGHILVNGSKVDRPSFEVKPGDEISMKEKSKKIDLFKENFESNLNTLSYIEKDKEDLKARLLSIPDRNDIPIIINDYLIIEYYSK